The Ammospiza caudacuta isolate bAmmCau1 chromosome 17, bAmmCau1.pri, whole genome shotgun sequence genome has a segment encoding these proteins:
- the COG7 gene encoding conserved oligomeric Golgi complex subunit 7 isoform X2 produces the protein MDFSRFLSDEFEVKGWVNAAFRAVQQEAPGKVDAHAATLVMKLQLFIQEVNNAVEETSHQALQNMPRVLREVEVLKQEATFLKEQMILVKEDIKKFEEDTAQSMQVLVEIDRVKSRMQLAAESLQEADKWSTLSADIEETLKTQDVSLISAKLTSMQSSLAMLVDTPDYSEKCVHLEALKNRLEAMASPQIVAAFNSQSVDQAKMFVKVFTEIDRMPQLLAYYYKCHKVQLVAVWQELCQSDLSLDRQLTELYDTLLGTWHSQLQWAAQVFKNPHEVVTVLLIQTLGALVPSIPVCLSTAMERTGQDTKLAQLLELHDATVHFAKGLEVAMLPNLKEQNLVKVMELVEVVYAPYKPYQLEYGDLEEENLLIQISAVPLEHWEVIDCVQELNHSVSKLFALAAGAIDSCVKLTDGLGVCGLLKALKALFSKYTSDFTNTLQSIRKKCKLDDVLADAPFQEDWTAFQNSVRIISICGELLHQCGDFEQQLANRILSTAGKYLSDSYSPCSFSGLQDTSSAERKSSIKNPWQEYNYLSKDNPSEYASLLETLYTLKGWSSGGLGETLTDDLPNFSLTPLEYISNIGQYIMSLPLHLEPFVTQEDSALELALHAGKLPYPPEQGEELPELDNVADYWLGSIARATMQTYCEAILQIPQLTPHSTKQLATDIDYLINVMDALGLQPSRALQNIVTLLKAKPEEFRQAAKSLPRRMAAGIAAMRGLEA, from the exons ATGGACTTCTCGCGATTCCTGTCGGACGAGTTCGAGGTGAAGGGCTGGGTGAACGCGGCGTTCCGCGCCGTGCAGCAGGAGGCCCCGGGCAAGGTGGACGCGCACGCCGCCACGCTGGTGATGAAGCTGCAGCTCTTCATCCAGGAGGTCAACAACGCCGTGGAAG AAACAAGCCACCAGGCTCTCCAGAACATGCCCAGAGTCCTCCGGGAAGTGGAAGTCTTGAAACAGGAGGCAACGTTCCTGAAGGAGCAGATGATCCTCGTTAAAGAGGATATAAAGAAGTTTGAAGAAGACACAGCTCAGTCCATGCAG GTCCTGGTAGAGATTGACCGGGTGAAGTCCAGGATGCAGCTGGCTGCCGAGTCACTTCAGGAAGCAGACAAATGGAGCACACTAAGTGCAGATATTGAGGAGACTCTCAAAACACAG GACGTGTCCCTGATCTCAGCCAAGCTGACGAGcatgcagagcagcctggccatgCTGGTGGACACGCCGGATTACTCAGAGAAGTGCGTGCACCTGGAGGCGCTGAAGAACCGCCTGGAGGCCATGGCCAGCCCCCAGATTGTTGCTGCTTTCAACTCCCAGTCTGTAG atCAGGCAAAAATGTTTGTTAAAGTCTTCACTGAAATCGATCGGatgccccagctcctggcttACTATTACAAGTGTCACAAG GTGCAGCTGGTGGCCGTGTGGCAGGAGCTTTGCCAGAGTGACCTGAGCTTGGATCGCCAGCTGACCGAGCTGTACGACACCCTGCTGGgcacctggcacagccagctccagTGGGCAGCACAG GTTTTCAAGAACCCGCATGAAGTGGTGACGGTGCTGTTGATTCAGACCCTGGGAGCCCTGGTGCCTTCCATCCCCGTGTGTCTCAGCACTGCCATGGAGAGGACGGGCCAGGACACCAAGCTggcccagctgctggagctccacGATGCCACCGTCCACTTTGCCAAGGGGCTGGAGGTCGCCATGCTGCCAAACCTCA AGGAGCAGAACCTGGTGAAAGTGATGGAGCTCGTGGAAGTGGTGTATGCTCCCTACAAGCCTTATCAGCTCGAGTATGGAGACCTGGAAGAAGAGAATCTCCTCATCCAGATCAGTGCAGTGCCCTTG GAGCACTGGGAGGTGATTGATTGTGTGCAGGAGCTGAACCACTCGGTCAGCAAGCTGTTCGCGCTGGCGGCCGGGGCCATCGACAGCTGCGTCAAGCTCACGGACGGCCTGGGCGTGTGTGGGCTGCTCAAGGCCCTCAAGGCCCTCTTCTCCAA gTACACATCTGACTTCACAAACACACTGCAGTCCATACGAAAGAAATGTAAACTGGATGATGTCCTGGCAGATGCCCCGTTCCAGGAGGACTGGACTGCCTTCCAAAACTCTGTCCG GATAATTTCCATTTGTGGTGAACTCCTTCATCAGTGTGGAGACTTTGAGCAGCAGCTGGCCAACAG GATTTTGTCAACTGCTGGGAAGTATCTCTCAGACTCCTACAGCCCTTGCAGTTTCTCTGGCTTGCAGGACACCAGTTCTGCAGAAAGGAAGAGCTCCATAAAAAATCCCTGGCAGGAATACAATTATCTCTCGAAGGATAATCCATCTGAGTATGCCAGCCTTCTGGAAACACTTTACACTCTGAAG GGCTGGAGTTCTGGTGGCCTTGGTGAGACCCTGACAGATGACCTGCCAAACTTCAGCCTGACCCCTCTGGAATACATCAGCAAT ATTGGGCAATACATTATGTCTCTTCCTCTGCACCTTGAGCCATTTGTCACTCAAGAGGATTCTGCTTTGGAACTGGCATTGCATGCTGGAAAGCTGCCATATCCCCCAGAGCAAG GGGAGGAGCTGCCCGAGCTGGACAACGTGGCTGACTACTGGCTGGGCTCCATCGCCAGGGCCACCATGCAGACCTACTGCGAGGCCATCCTGCAGATCCCACAGCTCACACCTCACTCCACCAAGCAGCTGGCCACGGACATTG ATTATCTCATAAACGTGATGGATGCCCTGGGCCTGCAGCCCTCACGGGCGCTGCAGAACATTGTGACCCTGCTGAAGGCCAAGCCAGAGGAGTTTCGCCAGGCTGCCAAGAGCCTGCCCCGCCGGATGGCCGCTGGCATCGCAGCCATGAGGGGCCTGGAGGCTtag
- the COG7 gene encoding conserved oligomeric Golgi complex subunit 7 isoform X1 — translation MDFSRFLSDEFEVKGWVNAAFRAVQQEAPGKVDAHAATLVMKLQLFIQEVNNAVEETSHQALQNMPRVLREVEVLKQEATFLKEQMILVKEDIKKFEEDTAQSMQVLVEIDRVKSRMQLAAESLQEADKWSTLSADIEETLKTQDVSLISAKLTSMQSSLAMLVDTPDYSEKCVHLEALKNRLEAMASPQIVAAFNSQSVDQAKMFVKVFTEIDRMPQLLAYYYKCHKVQLVAVWQELCQSDLSLDRQLTELYDTLLGTWHSQLQWAAQVFKNPHEVVTVLLIQTLGALVPSIPVCLSTAMERTGQDTKLAQLLELHDATVHFAKGLEVAMLPNLKEQNLVKVMELVEVVYAPYKPYQLEYGDLEEENLLIQISAVPLEHWEVIDCVQELNHSVSKLFALAAGAIDSCVKLTDGLGVCGLLKALKALFSKYTSDFTNTLQSIRKKCKLDDVLADAPFQEDWTAFQNSVRIISICGELLHQCGDFEQQLANRILSTAGKYLSDSYSPCSFSGLQDTSSAERKSSIKNPWQEYNYLSKDNPSEYASLLETLYTLKEKGTSNLALLSPSRAALARLNQLSHQLAFDSVFLRIKQQLLLLPSMEGWSSGGLGETLTDDLPNFSLTPLEYISNIGQYIMSLPLHLEPFVTQEDSALELALHAGKLPYPPEQGEELPELDNVADYWLGSIARATMQTYCEAILQIPQLTPHSTKQLATDIDYLINVMDALGLQPSRALQNIVTLLKAKPEEFRQAAKSLPRRMAAGIAAMRGLEA, via the exons ATGGACTTCTCGCGATTCCTGTCGGACGAGTTCGAGGTGAAGGGCTGGGTGAACGCGGCGTTCCGCGCCGTGCAGCAGGAGGCCCCGGGCAAGGTGGACGCGCACGCCGCCACGCTGGTGATGAAGCTGCAGCTCTTCATCCAGGAGGTCAACAACGCCGTGGAAG AAACAAGCCACCAGGCTCTCCAGAACATGCCCAGAGTCCTCCGGGAAGTGGAAGTCTTGAAACAGGAGGCAACGTTCCTGAAGGAGCAGATGATCCTCGTTAAAGAGGATATAAAGAAGTTTGAAGAAGACACAGCTCAGTCCATGCAG GTCCTGGTAGAGATTGACCGGGTGAAGTCCAGGATGCAGCTGGCTGCCGAGTCACTTCAGGAAGCAGACAAATGGAGCACACTAAGTGCAGATATTGAGGAGACTCTCAAAACACAG GACGTGTCCCTGATCTCAGCCAAGCTGACGAGcatgcagagcagcctggccatgCTGGTGGACACGCCGGATTACTCAGAGAAGTGCGTGCACCTGGAGGCGCTGAAGAACCGCCTGGAGGCCATGGCCAGCCCCCAGATTGTTGCTGCTTTCAACTCCCAGTCTGTAG atCAGGCAAAAATGTTTGTTAAAGTCTTCACTGAAATCGATCGGatgccccagctcctggcttACTATTACAAGTGTCACAAG GTGCAGCTGGTGGCCGTGTGGCAGGAGCTTTGCCAGAGTGACCTGAGCTTGGATCGCCAGCTGACCGAGCTGTACGACACCCTGCTGGgcacctggcacagccagctccagTGGGCAGCACAG GTTTTCAAGAACCCGCATGAAGTGGTGACGGTGCTGTTGATTCAGACCCTGGGAGCCCTGGTGCCTTCCATCCCCGTGTGTCTCAGCACTGCCATGGAGAGGACGGGCCAGGACACCAAGCTggcccagctgctggagctccacGATGCCACCGTCCACTTTGCCAAGGGGCTGGAGGTCGCCATGCTGCCAAACCTCA AGGAGCAGAACCTGGTGAAAGTGATGGAGCTCGTGGAAGTGGTGTATGCTCCCTACAAGCCTTATCAGCTCGAGTATGGAGACCTGGAAGAAGAGAATCTCCTCATCCAGATCAGTGCAGTGCCCTTG GAGCACTGGGAGGTGATTGATTGTGTGCAGGAGCTGAACCACTCGGTCAGCAAGCTGTTCGCGCTGGCGGCCGGGGCCATCGACAGCTGCGTCAAGCTCACGGACGGCCTGGGCGTGTGTGGGCTGCTCAAGGCCCTCAAGGCCCTCTTCTCCAA gTACACATCTGACTTCACAAACACACTGCAGTCCATACGAAAGAAATGTAAACTGGATGATGTCCTGGCAGATGCCCCGTTCCAGGAGGACTGGACTGCCTTCCAAAACTCTGTCCG GATAATTTCCATTTGTGGTGAACTCCTTCATCAGTGTGGAGACTTTGAGCAGCAGCTGGCCAACAG GATTTTGTCAACTGCTGGGAAGTATCTCTCAGACTCCTACAGCCCTTGCAGTTTCTCTGGCTTGCAGGACACCAGTTCTGCAGAAAGGAAGAGCTCCATAAAAAATCCCTGGCAGGAATACAATTATCTCTCGAAGGATAATCCATCTGAGTATGCCAGCCTTCTGGAAACACTTTACACTCTGAAG gagaagggcaCCAGTAACCTGGCGCTGCTGTCGCCGTCGCGGGCGGCGCTGGCGCGCCTGAACCAGCTGTCGCACCAGCTGGCCTTCGACTCGGTGTTCCTGCGCAtcaaacagcagctgctgctgctgcccagcatgGAG GGCTGGAGTTCTGGTGGCCTTGGTGAGACCCTGACAGATGACCTGCCAAACTTCAGCCTGACCCCTCTGGAATACATCAGCAAT ATTGGGCAATACATTATGTCTCTTCCTCTGCACCTTGAGCCATTTGTCACTCAAGAGGATTCTGCTTTGGAACTGGCATTGCATGCTGGAAAGCTGCCATATCCCCCAGAGCAAG GGGAGGAGCTGCCCGAGCTGGACAACGTGGCTGACTACTGGCTGGGCTCCATCGCCAGGGCCACCATGCAGACCTACTGCGAGGCCATCCTGCAGATCCCACAGCTCACACCTCACTCCACCAAGCAGCTGGCCACGGACATTG ATTATCTCATAAACGTGATGGATGCCCTGGGCCTGCAGCCCTCACGGGCGCTGCAGAACATTGTGACCCTGCTGAAGGCCAAGCCAGAGGAGTTTCGCCAGGCTGCCAAGAGCCTGCCCCGCCGGATGGCCGCTGGCATCGCAGCCATGAGGGGCCTGGAGGCTtag
- the SCNN1B gene encoding amiloride-sensitive sodium channel subunit beta, with translation MNLKKYLVRALHRLQKGPGYTYKELLVWYCDNTNTHGPKRIIKEGPKKKLIWFFLTLLFASLVFWQWGILINTYLSYNVTSSLSIGFKTMKFPAVTICNANPFKYSEVKPLLKELDRLIDAALERILQPTPGNSTENTSLPLDLELWNQIPLVLIDEHDKDNPIILDIFETNQTAVDNENATDSRANVSSDTAEGHQLYGINGTMDNETTEVNQTTATPAPANTTLEEKKYKLAVKLCSHQGSENCTYRNFSSAAQAVTEWYILQSTSILSKVPLHERIRMGYQAEDMILACLYGAEPCNYKNFTQIYHPDHGNCYIFNWGMDEEALNSSNPGAEFGLKLILDISQQDYIPYLSSAAGARLMLHQQKSFPFLKDQGIYAMAGTETSIGVLVDELERMGYPYSDCTLNGSDVPVKNLYSQYNTSYSIQACLRSCFQNHMVEICGCGHYMFPLPEGVNYCNNEDNPGWAYCYSSLRSSIKQRQICIDSCKETCNDTQYKMTISMADWPSEASEDWIFHILSYERDMSTNVTLDRNGIIKLNIYFQEYNYRTISESAATTIVWLLSSLGGQFGFWMGGSVLCLIEFGEIIIDSLWITVIHVISWCKGLKQRRARYPDAPPTVSGLVEAHTNLGFQHELVGAPALPPEPGTPPPNYDSLRVQPLDTLGPDSDADTE, from the exons ATGAACCTGAAGAAGTACCTGGTGCGGGCGCTGCACCGCCTGCAGAAGGGCCCTGGCTACACCTACAAGGAGCTGCTGGTCTGGTACTGCGACAACACCAACACCCACGGCCCCAAGCGCATCATCAAGGAGGGGccaaagaagaaattaatctgGTTCTTCCTAACGCTGCTCTTTGCATCCCTGGTCTTCTGGCAGTGGGGGATCCTCATCAACACCTACCTCTCCTACAATGTCACCTCATCCCTCTCCATTGGCTTTAAGACCATGAAGTTCCCCGCAGTCACCATCTGCAACGCCAACCCCTTCAA GTACTCGGAGGTGAAGCccctgctgaaggagctggacaGGCTCATCGACGCAGCCCTGGAGAGGATCCTGCAGCCCACACCAGGCAACAGCACTGAGAACACGTCCCTGCCACTCGACCTGGAGCTCTGGAACCAGATCCCCCTGGTCCTCATTGATGAGCACGACAAAGACAATCCCATCATCCTGGACATCTTTGAGACCAACCAGACTGCTGTGGACAATGAAAATGCCACAGACAGCAGAGCCAATGTGAGCAGTGACACTGCTGAGGGCCACCAGCTCTATGGGATCAATGGAACCATGGACAATGAAACCACTGAGGTGAACCAAACCACTGCTACACCTGCCCCGGCCAACACCACGTTGGAAGAGAAGAAGTACAAGCTGGCAGTGAAGCTG tgcaGCCACCAGGGCTCTGAGAACTGCACGTACAGGAACTTCAGCAGCGCGGCACAGGCGGTGACCGAGTGGTACATCCTGCAGTCCACCTCCATCCTCTCCAAGGTCCCGCTGCACGAGAGGATCAGGATGGGCTACCAGGCAGAGGACATGATCCTGGCCTGTCTCTatggggctgagccctgcaaCTACAA GAATTTCACCCAAATCTACCACCCAGACCATGGTAACTGCTACATCTTTAACTGGGGCATGGATGAAGAGGCTCTGAATTCTTCCAACCCTGGGGCTGAGTTTG ggctgaagCTGATTCTGGACATCAGCCAGCAGGACTACATTCCCTACCTGTCCTCTGCCGCTGGGGCCAGGCTCATGCTGCACCAGCAGAAGAGCTTTCCCTTCCTCAAGGACCAGGGCATCTACGCCATGGCTGGGACAGAAACCTCCATTGGAGTGCTGGTG GACGAGCTGGAGAGGATGGGTTACCCCTACAGCGACTGCACCCTGAACGGCTCCGATGTCCCCGTCAAAAACCTCTACAGCCAGTACAACACCTCCTACTCCATCCAG GCCTGCCTGCGCTCCTGCTTCCAGAACCACATGGTGGAGATCTGTGGCTGTGGGCACTACATGTTCCCTCTGCCTGAAGGGGTCAATTACTGCAATAACGAGGACAACCCAGGCTGGG CATATTGCTATTCCTCACTGAGGTCCAGCATAAAACAGCGTCAGATCTGCATTGACTCCTGCAAAGAAACATGCAA TGACACCCAGTACAAAATGACCATCTCCATGGCGGACTGGCCATCAGAAGCCTCTGAG GACTGGATTTTCCATATTCTGTCTTATGAAAGGGATATGTCAACAAATGTGACTCTGGACAG GAATGGGATCATCAAGCTGAACATTTACTTCCAGGAGTACAACTACCGCACCATCTCGGAGTCAGCTGCCACCACG ATCGTTTGGCTGCTGTCGAGCCTGGGAGGCCAGTTTGGGTTCTGGATGGGGGGCTCGGTGCTGTGCCTCATTGAGTTTGGGGAGATCATCATCGACTCGCTGTGGATCACCGTCATCCACGTCATCAGCTGGTGCAAGGGCCTGAAGCAGCGGCGGGCGCGGTACCCGGACGCGCCGCCCACGGTGTCGGGGCTGGTGGAGGCTCACACCAACCTGGGCTTCCAGCACGAGCTCGTGGgggccccggcgctgccccccgAGCCCGGCACGCCCCCGCCCAACTACGACTCCCTGCGGGTGCAGCCCCTGGACACGCTGGGCCCCGACAGCGACGCGGACACCGAGTGA